The DNA window TCGTGTTCTTCTGATGGGTGAATGCTTGTTTTAGCTTATTCGTTTATATTGATTACTTATGTTGCTGTTTTTAGGACAAAAACATTCTTTCACATTTGATAGAGTTTTCGCCCCTGATGCATCGCAACAAGAAGTATTTACCGAAATTTCTCAGCTTGTGCAAAGTGCTCTTGATGGTTATAAGGTAATAAGTGCTCCTGATGAAAACAGTTCGACTTTATTTTATCTTTGGTTATAGAAATTTATTATACATAAGTACTTATACGATAAACACTTGTGCTATAAGGGCTTATGCATGTGTATTGATTTTGCACCAATGTTTCTCAAAATTTGAGACGTTTTCTTTTCCAGGTTTGCATTTTCGCGTATGGTCAGACAGGTTCGGGAAAAACCTATACAATGATGGGCAGGCCTGGACACCCCGGCGAAAAGGGCTTGATACCTCGTTCGCTCGAACAAATATTTCAAACTAAACAGTCTCAACAACCacaaggatggaaatatgaaatgcagGTGATAAAGCGTCTTTTTTCATTCTTCCTTGTAGTTCATTCATCATTACAATGTCTACATGTTTTTAAACATGACATATCGATCTAATAAGGTTTTTCATTCGTAACCATTTACAGGTGTCAATGTTGGAAATATACAATGAAACGATTCGCGATTTGTTGTCTACAACAAATAAGTCTGCGTCAGATGCAACCCGAGTAGAAAACGGTACTCCCGGGAAGCAATACACAATCAAACACGATGCCAGTGGAAATACACATGTTTCTGATCTTACAGTGGTTGATGTTCAGAGTGTAAAAGAGGTCGCGTTTCTTTTAAACCAAGCCGCAAACAGCAGGTTATTACATCATATAAGATTCCTTCGTAATCTTTATATCGCATTTCTCAATCTGTTTTTGTTATTGCTTTATGAAAAAGATTAAGATTAACGTGTTAAGACACTTTGGTTTTGGATGGAAAGTTTGACTATGTTTTTCTGCTTATTTCTATTTAGATCTGTGGGAAAAACTCAGATGAATGAACAATCTTCAAGAAGTCATTTCGTATTCACTCTTCGAATATACGGTGTAAACGAGGTTCGAATATTTCTCTTTTATTAATAATCAAAACCATGTTTCTTATTCCCGCCTCAGTGTCTATCATAGGACTTGTTTGAATCGACTTATTTGCGCTGATATATTGGCATCAACACTTGTTTGAATTGACTTATAACTTATAAGCGCTTAATTGAGTTGTTTGGATCAATCTAACATGCACCAAATTGCGACTTATTATCTCTTTGTTCTGCTAGAGCACTGACCAACAAGTACAAGGTATTCTCAACCTCATTGATCTCGCTGGGAGTGAACGTCTTTCAAGGAGTGGCTCAACCGGGGACCGATTAAAAGAAACTCAAGTGTGTAAAACCATACGATGTTTTCGATTTTCATATAGTTCTAATTTGATTTATAATAATCTAAACTTTCTTTCTCTTGTACTTAGGCAATAAATAAAAGTTTGTCATCATTAAGTGATGTTATATTTGCCTTGGCCAAGAAGGAGGATCACATTCCATTCAGAAACTCAAAGCTTACATACCTACTTCAGGTGATTTTTCTTTCTTATTAGTCCTAAACATATAAGCTAAGGTTCTGTTTGGATaaattgcttataaataagctatttcTATAAGCTTGTCTATAACTTGGAGATGATCTAATTAATTTACTACTTTGTTGAAACAGCCTTGTCTAGGTGGAGACTCAAAGACACTAATGTTTGTAAACATCTCTCCTGACCAAGCTTCATCCGGAGAGTCGCTATGCTCACTCCGGTTCGCATCAAGAGTAAACGCGTGTGAAATTGGCACACCTCGTCGCACCACCACCAACGGCCGCCCAGCAGAATCGCGCCTGAGCTATTTCTAATCTTATAAGACAGATGAAATCATGAATATATTGGTTTAACCTATTTGAATAACTTAATTCTAAATTCCTAACATCATACATATAGCTTTTGTATAGTGAAGAAGTTACTAAGTACTTTGCATTTAGTTAAAGACACTCTATTCTCGTGTTCTTTTAGTTCCACTTGCGATTCTGCTTCTTGTATAATCATAATTTTATTCGGCCTACCCTGGCCTGCATTATATTTATCAGTAAACTACTAGGCTTATTTATCATGACTGCTTTCGAGGAATTAGTCAAACTTGATGCACAGATATTGAGATTAATGGATTAAAAATagatagataaaaaaaattatggcgAAAGTGAGAACGATTAGATCATTGACATTTTCGGTGCTCATCGGACTCTccagcattattaattaattttaacacaATTTTAGAAATTAAATGGGAATACATTGAAGGATCACCTGCAATACAAATGTTGACATATTAACATGCAGTATACCTAAGCTTGATGTGGTGAGAAGTCTTAGTTTAAGTTTGAGTTCTTGCAAAGTAAGCAACATTAATAGATTATTTAATATGTCAATTAATTTGGTCATACCTTGTGGTAAAGTGTCAATTCctgatatatattaaaaaaactataataCTGTTATCCAAGTCAAATTTAATGGACTAAATATTTTGATACTAATGAAGCTCATACAATTGACAATTTGTAGAAATTCATCTATGCATAACATTTATCTATCTACAAGATATAGGTCTTTATCCCAATCAacaatgaaaaatcaaaaatggaaaagaaaaaaaaaaggttttataaTAAGAGCAATAATAACACAGCTTAATAAAAATCATGTCAAATTGTTTTATACATTATGGTCATCCTGTCCATGACATCTTTAAGCATAACTTCAGTTTCCTTATAGCATGCTTGTGTTTCAGCTAGATTCTTGTTCCTTGAAGCTTCTTCAAGCTGTAATCATTACATCATAAATTCAATTCATTAATCAAACAATCATTCACATAATTTTAAATTGCACTCAACAATCGCAATTGCAACCATAGTATAACTAACATTACAATTGTGACCGCATCAGGGCACAATTGTCGCATCAGGCACAATAGAACAATGTAACCGTGCCtaaccgcaatttaaaacaatctatgtctCTAATATTTTTGGAGGGTAAACTTGAACataccttttcaaaattatcaaACAATTTATTAGCCATGTCAGTGAGTTGCTGCTTATCATCAACCGGAGCAGCGGAGATAACCTTGTCGAAATCAAAGTAGATGAAAGTAGACTTGAGTCTTAGGTACCTCCTAACATAGTTGAGTGTGTCTTGTCCAATCAAATCAGCCATTGCAAGAAGATCAAACGCATATTTCTTAATCCTAAAAACACTTCCTTTCGCTCCAATATTCGCCATGTAGAGTTTCTTCTTAATAAACGATCGCGTCCCCGTTTTCTCATTCGCAATAtctaacaaaatcatcatcattctcatcaaaaaaacaaaagaacataGTAAAAAAGACAGCAAGAAAAAAAAACACACTCATAATTGTCCCAATGACAAGTGAAACATAAACATTAACCAAACATGATACATTAGTAGTA is part of the Vicia villosa cultivar HV-30 ecotype Madison, WI linkage group LG2, Vvil1.0, whole genome shotgun sequence genome and encodes:
- the LOC131653692 gene encoding photosynthetic NDH subunit of lumenal location 3, chloroplastic — translated: MAPLTNLHVVSKTLAPITCLLPNAQTILRKGQVVVGFLGSKTKKSSECDSLHTTRRTAALSFVSLVLTWQFNEKISLAKDNGFWIDGPIPEPTVTNNIANEKTGTRSFIKKKLYMANIGAKGSVFRIKKYAFDLLAMADLIGQDTLNYVRRYLRLKSTFIYFDFDKVISAAPVDDKQQLTDMANKLFDNFEKLEEASRNKNLAETQACYKETEVMLKDVMDRMTIMYKTI